The following proteins are encoded in a genomic region of Thalassophryne amazonica chromosome 5, fThaAma1.1, whole genome shotgun sequence:
- the LOC117509929 gene encoding coatomer subunit delta-like: MSTRPHCALHVLQLRCSTQCLAVSAVHNVNLAQIRTFTEMDSHEEKVFRAVRETQKREAKAEMRRKAKELQQCRRDAERSGKKVPSYGGFGSSIVTGVSSGSIITDTIVEPEKPKITPTTVRSTGPSKALKLGAKGKEVDNFVDKLKSEGETIVSNTGKRSTDVSKALPPPANVESVHLRVKEKILLTCGRDGGLQNMEVLGMVTLRVTDDKYGRIRLLVNNNDNKGLQFQTHPKVDKKLFTAESVIDLKKPRCSGACGTLDFYTPRWASAGRCR; the protein is encoded by the coding sequence ATGAGCACCCGCCCACACTGTGCAttgcatgttctccagctgagatgCAGTACACAGTGTTTAGCTGTTTCAGCAGTGCACAATGTTAACCTGGCTCAGATTCGAACCTTCACAGAAATGGACTCCCATGAGGAGAAAGTTTTCCGTGCTGTCAGAGAGACCCAGAAAAGGGAGGCCAAGGCAGAGATGAGGAGGAAGGCCAAGGAGCTGCAGCAGTGTAGGAGAGATGCTGAGCGCTCTGGAAAGAAGGTGCCATCTTACGGAGGCTTTGGCAGCTCTATTGTGACTGGTGTCTCTTCAGGATCCATCATCACAGACACCATCGTAGAGCCTGAGAAGCCCAAGATCACCCCTACCACTGTCAGATCCACTGGACCCAGTAAGGCTCTGAAACTCGGTGCTAAAGGAAAAGAGGTGGACAACTTTGTTGACAAGCTCAAGTCTGAGGGAGAAACAATTGTATCCAACACAGGAAAGAGAAGTACAGATGTCTCCAAAGCCCTGCCACCACCAGCCAATGTTGAGAGTGTGCATCTTCGTGTGAAGGAAAAGATCTTGCTGACTTGTGGTCGTGATGGTGGCCTACAGAACATGGAGGTGCTGGGAATGGTGACGCTCCGAGTCACAGATGACAAGTATGGACGGATCCGGCTCCTGGTCAACAATAATGACAACAAAGGCCTGCAGTTTCAAACACATCCTAAAGTGGACAAGAAGTTGTTCACAGCAGAATCTGTGATTGATCTGAAGAAACCCAGATGCTCCGGCGCATGTGGCACGCTGGACTTTTATACTCCCAGGTGGGCATCAGCTGGCAGGTGCCGCTGA